Part of the Candidatus Thiothrix putei genome, TCAACCATTGGTTCCAGCCTTGAAAAGCTATTGGATGAAAATTCACGTACCCGCCAATTTCATTGGTTACGGAGCGTTTGCTTTGGCAGCCATGACCAGTATTGCCTACCTTTTGAAACACCATGGGCAACAACGCAATGCGAATGGCTTGCTGGCAACGCGCCTGCCCTCTTTGGAAATGCTTGATGATATAACCTACAAAGCGATTGCACTGGGCTTTGCGTTTTTCACCATTGCCACCATTCTTGGCGCAATGTGGGCTGCCGAAGCGTGGGGCGGCTACTGGTCGTGGGATCCGAAAGAAACATGGGCATTAATTGTCTGGTTAAACTATGCTGCATGGCTGCATTTACGCTTTTCCAAAGGCTGGCGCGGTGTACCCATGGCGTGGTGGGCAATCGTTGGCTTATTTGTTACCCTGTTTGCATTCCTCGGCGTAAACATGTTCCTCTCCGGGTTGCATTCTTACGGTGAACTTTGAGTACCTAGCCCAGTCCAACTCAAAGCGAGCGATGAAGATAACTGACAAATCAATGCAGTTCTTACACAAACACAAGCAGGAGACAATAATTAATGAAACGTACCTTAAGCCACACCCTCGGCTTTATGATGGCAGCACTGTTCGCTTTAACGGGTTGTATTCCTGAAGCCAGCCAAGCGCAGGATATCAAAGAAGGCACACATTACGTTACGCTATCACCCACGATTCCGACACAAGCACCTGCTGGTAAAGTCGAGGTTATCGACTTATTTTGGTACGGTTGCCCGCATTGTTATTCTCTGGAACCTACTATTGAGAAGTTTCTTAGCAACAAACCGGATAATGTTGTTTTCCAGCGAGTACCCGCCACATTAAGCCCACGCTGGGAATACCACGCCAAATTATTCTATGTTGGGCAAATGCTTGACCCTGATGGCGCTAAACGCGTCCATACCAAAATCTTTGAGGCAATGCAAAAACAGCGCCGTAAGATCAACGATGACGATGCCATGACCCGTTTCTTTACGGAGCTAGGTTTTACATCTGATCAAGTTAAAAATGCTCTGAACTCCATGGAAATGAAAGCCATGATGGCACGCGCTAATGAAGTAGGTACAAAGTCCAAAGCAGATTCTGTTCCCGTCATTATCGTCAATGGCAAATACCGCACCAGCCCCAGCATGGTTGGCAGTGAAGAAACCTTACTACAAGTTGTTGATTATCTTGTAAAACGAGAGGCTCAACAATAACGTTAATGGAGAGTGAAATGCGCAAACTCAGCTTGTTGGATAAAATTCTGACCGAAATTGACCAGTCTCTGCGCGTGGTTCATGCCACAGCACCAACCACGGAACGCCCTAATCCGGCTGCGGGGATACCAGAAACCGCCCCGCTTAGCGAAGTCGACCGTGAATTGATCAGCAGGTTGATGCGCATTAATCACACAGGCGAAGTATCTGCCCAAGGTTTATATCGAGGGCAGGCATTAACTGCTAAGCGTGAAGATATACGGGAACAGATGGAACGCTCTGCTATGGAGGAAAACGACCACCTCAACTGGACGGAAAAGCGTTTACAGGAACTAGGCGGTCGGAAAAGCCTGCTGAACCCATTATTTTATTGGGGTTCATTCACGATTGGTGCCGTCGCAGGCAAGATTGGTGACAAATGGAGCCTTGGTTTTGTCAAAGAAACGGAAGATCAAGTCATTAAGCATTTGGAAGAACACATCAATCGCCTCCCCCCTCATGCACTAACTGATATGGCAATTTTGCAAAAGATGAAGGCTGACGAACAGCATCATGGCGATGTTGCTATGCAAGCAGGAGGCGCAAAACTTCCCTTGCTAGCGCGTAAATTGCTGATGCCGTTGATGTCAAAAGTCATGACTAAAAGTGCTTATTATCTCTAATTCTAAAGCCATTTTAGCGCTGCGTAACCTAAACGGTGCGTTAAACATTCACACAACTCACGGGCAAGTTCAAACGGTGCTTGTTCAATACCCAAGTCTTGACATTGCGTAACCTGCAAGCCTGCGTAACCACACGGGTTAATGCGCAGGAAAGGCTCTAGATCCATTGCCACATTCAGGCTCAACCCATGATAGGTACGACCTTTCGATACCCGTAATCCTAAGGCTGCAATTTTACGTCCATCGACGTAGACGCCCGGCGCATCCCTATCCCCTCGTGCAGTAATGCCATAATGCACCAACAAATCGATCACCGATTGCTCAATGCCTGTGACCAGCTCACGCACACCTAAAGCTTTACGACGAATATCTAATAGCATATAAGCCACTAGCTGACCTGGGCCGTGATATGTCACCTGCCCACCACGATCAATGGGAATCACAGGAATATCGCCTGGCGCTAACACATGTTCCAACTTACCATTGCGTCCTAGCGTAAATACCGGCGGATGTTGTACTAGCCACACTTCATCCGGTGTATTGAGAAGACGATTTTGGGTAAATACCTGCATCTGCTTCCAAGCGGACACATACTCTAGCAAACCCAGTTGGCGGATATGCAAAATATCCACCACTCGATGCTCTACAATGCCCACAGCACCAACTCACAGGCTTTCAAGTCCTGATACACTGCATCAATCTGCTCCTTGCTGATTGCACGCAAATTCACCGTTAGACTGTGGTATTTACCAGCAGAGCTATCACGTCGCTGTAACCGCACTTCAGGATCAAACACAGAGTCGTGACGGCACACAATTTCACAAATCCGCAGATGAAACTCTACATCTGCACGACCCACCACTTTGATAGGAAAATCACAAGGAAAATCCAGTTTTAATTCATCCTGCTGTCCAAAACGCTCCACAGCCCATCCTCACGCTTGCGGTTATTAATCCGCGAACAACTTCTGAATACTATCCATTGTCCGCCGCCACCAGCCGCCTTCGGTCACATCTTCCAGCGCCAACAACGGGGTTTCCTTAACGACTTTACCCAGCTCTTGATCAGTAATAATCACTTTGCCCAGTACGCCACCCCGTTTAATGGGGGCGTCAATCCCTTTATCAAGCTGCATTCCACCTTTCAATTGGTCGTAGCGCCCTTTGACAATACTAACAAACAAATTATCAACCACCCCAGCAGGCACTTCCGTTGCCTCACCCTTCCAAACTCGCACTTTTGCCAACACAGCCCCTGCATCGTAGAGCTTGTGTGTTTCAAAGGTACGGAAGCCGTATTCCAACAACTGTTGGCTGACATTCGCGCGTGCTTCTTCACTTTTTGCACCCAACACCACTGAAATCAAACGCATATTGTCACGTTTGGCAGAGGCTACCAAACAATAACCCGCTGACTCGGTATGCCCGGTTTTCAAACCATCCACCGTTGGGTCACGCCACAATAAGCGATTACGGTTTTGCTGCTTGATATTGTTGTAGCTGAATTCCTTAATAGCATACAGTTTGTAATACTCTGGAAACTCATGCACCAAGGCTTCCACCAGTTTCACAATGTCACGCGCCGTCGTGTAATGATCCTTAGCTGGCCACCCTGTGACATTCATGTAACGGGTATCCGTCATGCCGAGCTCAGCCGCCGTCTGATTCATACGCTGCACAAAGGTTTCTTCACTACCCGCCACATGCTCTGCTAACGCCATCGCCGCATCATTACCCGATTGGATAATCATGCCCTTGAGTAACTTCTCAAACTGAATTTTTTTGCCCAACTCTACGAACATGCGTGAGCCTTCCATTTTCCACGCTTTTTCGCTGATCAGTACTTCATCCTCCAGCTTAACCGTACCCTTACCTAATTCCTGATAAACCAAGTAAGCCGTCATCAGTTTAGTAATACTGGCAGGTTCCACCCGCATTCCGGGGTTTATACCAGCCAACTCCTCGCCACTTTGGAAATCAACCAGCAAATAGCTTTTCGCCTCAATTTCTGGCACACCAGGTGCCATCGCAATGATTTCCGGTGGAATATTAGGGTCATTGTAGGGAGCAGTGGACATATCTTTAGGTGCAGGCTCACCCGTGTCCGACGGTGCTGAAGCAAACTCAGCGCTAACAATGCCGCCTGCCAGCAATCCCGCTAACAATAACGATTTAAGTATCCTTGTAAACATGAACAATCCTTTCACTTATAGGCATTATTTTCATGGTCAGTACGGTAGCGAAGCTAGCGCCATCCTGCAACTATTTGCCTGCAACGACCTTAAAGTTTGCCAAACCGTTACTTTCCAAAATATCTTTCACATTATCAATTTGATCTTGGTTATACAAAGGGCCAACCCTAACCTGATACATTTCGCGCCCATTTTGTTGCGCAGTAGCCATTTCTGTTTTCGCCAAGCCCACTGATGTCAAACGCACAAACATATCGAGAGATGCATTACGATCAGGCCATGTACCCGCAATCACGTAATAAGGCTTAGACTTATCCACAGGCTCAACCGATTTCACCGGCGGTGCAGCCGCTTTAGGCTTACTCGCGGCTTTAAGCTCAGGTGGCAATTGCTCAGGTGGAATCGCCGCCACTTCAACAGGTGCACCTGTTTTTGCCTTAATACCGAGCGCATTGGCGGCTGCAAACGACAATTGGATCAAATCCCCACTCTCAAATGGTCCACGGTCATTGATACGTACAATAATATGCTTGCCATTCTGCTGATTAGTGACTTTTGCAAAACTGGGTAATGGCAAGGTGCGGTGTGCAGCAGAATAACCGTACATATCAAAGACTTCACAGCCCGCTGTTTCCGTTCCTTGATATTCTGCTCCGTACCATGCCGCAGTGCCGTGTTCCGCATAACCCGCTGCCGAGTCCAACACTTGGTAAGTTTTGCCTTCAATCGTGTAAGCGGGGTCATTACCACACTCACTACGGGCTTCGGTGCTTACCTTATTCTGCACTTGCGCCGTATCCATATTTGATTTTTTAGCGCCATTGCTACTGCAAGCGACCAAACTTATGGTCATGGAAGCCAATAAGACTCCCGAAAATCGCCAGTTTATTGTCATCGTATTGTCCAGCTTTTTATCATCGCCCATTAGAACACTGACCCGCGCTGCGATACACGAGCCAGCTTATCGCTTTCACTATTATAACGTTTAGAAACCAAACTTACGCTTACGAATTTCCTGCGCAAGCTGATGTACTGCCATTGCATATTTTGAACTAGGATTGTAACGGGTAATCGCATAGAAATTTTCACCGCCTACCCAATACTCATCAGTCGTCCCATCCAGCTTAATCAAACTCACTTTGGCAGAGTTGATAGCCCCTTGTGGCCTTACCCCTTTAGCAGCAAGTTCACCCAAAGTACGTGATGGTTTTTTCGGTGTTGCTTCAGCAATACTAGCATAACCCGCACCGGAAACATAAGCAGGGACAGCAACACCGCCACCGCGCTTCCAACCATTTTTAGCAAAATAATTCGCAACACTGGGAATAGCATCCTGAGGATTCCACAAGTCACGCTTACCATCACGGTTGCCATCAATCGCGTAACTGCGATAGCTGCTCGAAATAAACTGCCCTAAGCCCATTGCCCCGGCATAGGAACCGTTAAAAATCTGCGGCCTCACCTTCTCTTCTCGCGATAACAATAAAAACTGCTCCAGTTCTTTCTGATAAAAACTGGAACGACGTGGAAAATCAAACCCTAACGTTGTTAATGCCTGCAAGGTATTGTGCTTACCCGTATTTTTACCGTACTGCGTTTCCACGCCAATAATCGCCACTAAATACTCTGTATCCACCCCGTATTGACGGGTAGCCGCATCTAACAGCGCCGCATAGCGATTCCAAAAATCAACCCCGCCATTAATACGTTCCTCTGTGAGGAAAATGGGGCGATAAGCCCGCCATACTTGCCCTTCGGTAGGTGCACCCGCCTTGGTTAACGCTTCTTTATCACGCTGCACGCTGGAAAAGGTCTGTTCCAAAAACGCAATATCAAAACCATGCTGGCTGTTCATTTTACCAATAAACTGGCGCAGTGCCGGGTAACTGGCATAATCCCCGCGTAGTCCGGCAGGATAATTAACGGGTTGACGCGGTATCGTCGTGTTAGTTGGCTGCTGTGTTGCCGTACTGCCACCAGAAGACGGGGTTCCGACTGGCTGTCTGATAACAGTTGGGGGTAAACCTTGTTGACTGGGAACATTTGCAACCGGTGGATTGAATACCCAAGGCCACTGCGGCCCCGCAGTGCATCCCCCTAATACTCCCCCCATCATAATGACACTTACCAGCTTACCCAGCGACTTATTCCATTGAACTGAATCATGCATGATTTTCATATACTCCATCTCCAAACCTGTTGAGGAGAGCATGAAAATCCTTCTTCAGCTATCCCGTTGATAAATGCGTTTGCGTTTCCTCATCCCCATGATGATCCCGAAAGCCATCATCAGCGTGACCACGGAGGTTCCCCCGTAACTCACCAAGGGCAGTGGCACACCGACAACGGGGAGCAGCCCGCTGACCATGCCGGTGTTCACAAACAAATAAAAAAAGAATGACACACTCAGACTACCACCCAGCAGACGCGCGAACGTATCCTCACCCTTACTAGCAAGGTATAACCCCCGCCAGATGATAAATATGTACAGCCCCATTAAAATCAGGTTGCCCACTAAGCCGAACTCTTCACCAAATACAGCAAAGATAAAATCGGTGTGCCGTTCTGGCAGAAAATCCAGATGCGCTTGGTCGCCTTGCATCCAGCCTTTTCCATAAGCCCCACCAGAACCAATCGCAATTTTTGACTGATAAATATGGTATCCAGTTCCCAACAAATCCGATTCTGGATTCAAAAGCGTATCGACCCGACGCCGTTGATAATCATGCATCCCAAAAAAGTACAACAACGGGGCAGCAACCGTCACAAAAGCAATTGCACCACCAATCAACCACCATGACATACCTGCTAAATAAATAACAAAAAATCCAGAAGTAGCAATTAACAACGAGGTTCCCAAATCTGGCTGCTTCATAACCAGCAGCATCGGAACCAATACCAACAACAACGCAATCACAATATCCACAAAACGCGGCGGCAGCGGTTTCTCAGAAAAATAGTAAGCCACCATCATTGGCACTGCCAACTTCATGATTTCAGCAGGTTGAATATCAACACCAATATATAACCAACGGGTTGCGCCCTTTTTCGTTACCCCAATGATTAAGACCAAGATCAGTAACACCACCCCAATGCCATACAGCCATACTGACCACTGGCGCAGTGTCTTACTGGAAATTTGAGAAAAAATGACCAATAGCCCCAGACCGATTGAAAAATGAATAATTTGCCGCTGCACCTGCTCGATATTGCCATCGCTGGCACTGTACAACGTGGCTAACCCCAAAAAAACCAGCAGTGACAACACCGCCAACAACACCGCATCAACACGCTGTAGCGCAATGATCAACCAAGAAGGCAACAAACCACTAATCACCGTTTACCCCCTGTTTTTCTGTTTTCCTGACTTTTTAGTAGGCTCTTGTACCGATGTAGCTGGCTGCGCTTGCTCCAGTTCCTGCTGCGCTAGCGCACCGGCTGGTTTTAATGCATTATCGCCATATGCTTGATTCAAGTAGGCATCCATGAGCTTGCGAGCAATCGGTGCGGCCGTCGCACCACCACCACCCATAGCATTTTCCACAATCACTGCCACAGCAATTTTAGGATTATCCGCTGGAGCGAACCCAACGAACAATGCATGGTCACGCAACCGCTTAGCAATCCGACCTGCATTGTATTTACCACCAGCCAAACCAAATACCTGAGCTGTGCCCGTCTTACCCGCGATACGGTAGGATGCCCCAGCCCCCGCTGCCCGTGCAGTACCACCGGGACGCATCACATTTTCCATCCCTTGGATCGTCAAATTCCAATAATTATCCTTTGCTTCAAGGGTAGGAAACGGTTCAGGCTTGAGAACGCTTTCTTCCTGATTTCGCGCAGTACGCACCCCACGCAACACATGCGGCTTCAATCGCACCCCACGATTCGCCATAATCGTCGTCGCATGAGCCAATTGCAGGGGTGTTGCTAACCAATAACCTTGACCGATACCAATATTAACCGTATCCCCAGGAAACCAATCACGCTTATGACGTTTCTCTTTCCA contains:
- a CDS encoding thiol:disulfide interchange protein DsbA/DsbL — encoded protein: MKRTLSHTLGFMMAALFALTGCIPEASQAQDIKEGTHYVTLSPTIPTQAPAGKVEVIDLFWYGCPHCYSLEPTIEKFLSNKPDNVVFQRVPATLSPRWEYHAKLFYVGQMLDPDGAKRVHTKIFEAMQKQRRKINDDDAMTRFFTELGFTSDQVKNALNSMEMKAMMARANEVGTKSKADSVPVIIVNGKYRTSPSMVGSEETLLQVVDYLVKREAQQ
- the coq7 gene encoding 2-polyprenyl-3-methyl-6-methoxy-1,4-benzoquinone monooxygenase, with protein sequence MRKLSLLDKILTEIDQSLRVVHATAPTTERPNPAAGIPETAPLSEVDRELISRLMRINHTGEVSAQGLYRGQALTAKREDIREQMERSAMEENDHLNWTEKRLQELGGRKSLLNPLFYWGSFTIGAVAGKIGDKWSLGFVKETEDQVIKHLEEHINRLPPHALTDMAILQKMKADEQHHGDVAMQAGGAKLPLLARKLLMPLMSKVMTKSAYYL
- the rodA gene encoding rod shape-determining protein RodA; protein product: MISGLLPSWLIIALQRVDAVLLAVLSLLVFLGLATLYSASDGNIEQVQRQIIHFSIGLGLLVIFSQISSKTLRQWSVWLYGIGVVLLILVLIIGVTKKGATRWLYIGVDIQPAEIMKLAVPMMVAYYFSEKPLPPRFVDIVIALLLVLVPMLLVMKQPDLGTSLLIATSGFFVIYLAGMSWWLIGGAIAFVTVAAPLLYFFGMHDYQRRRVDTLLNPESDLLGTGYHIYQSKIAIGSGGAYGKGWMQGDQAHLDFLPERHTDFIFAVFGEEFGLVGNLILMGLYIFIIWRGLYLASKGEDTFARLLGGSLSVSFFFYLFVNTGMVSGLLPVVGVPLPLVSYGGTSVVTLMMAFGIIMGMRKRKRIYQRDS
- a CDS encoding DUF493 domain-containing protein, whose translation is MERFGQQDELKLDFPCDFPIKVVGRADVEFHLRICEIVCRHDSVFDPEVRLQRRDSSAGKYHSLTVNLRAISKEQIDAVYQDLKACELVLWAL
- the lipB gene encoding lipoyl(octanoyl) transferase LipB, whose amino-acid sequence is MGIVEHRVVDILHIRQLGLLEYVSAWKQMQVFTQNRLLNTPDEVWLVQHPPVFTLGRNGKLEHVLAPGDIPVIPIDRGGQVTYHGPGQLVAYMLLDIRRKALGVRELVTGIEQSVIDLLVHYGITARGDRDAPGVYVDGRKIAALGLRVSKGRTYHGLSLNVAMDLEPFLRINPCGYAGLQVTQCQDLGIEQAPFELARELCECLTHRLGYAALKWL
- a CDS encoding D-alanyl-D-alanine carboxypeptidase family protein, whose translation is MFTRILKSLLLAGLLAGGIVSAEFASAPSDTGEPAPKDMSTAPYNDPNIPPEIIAMAPGVPEIEAKSYLLVDFQSGEELAGINPGMRVEPASITKLMTAYLVYQELGKGTVKLEDEVLISEKAWKMEGSRMFVELGKKIQFEKLLKGMIIQSGNDAAMALAEHVAGSEETFVQRMNQTAAELGMTDTRYMNVTGWPAKDHYTTARDIVKLVEALVHEFPEYYKLYAIKEFSYNNIKQQNRNRLLWRDPTVDGLKTGHTESAGYCLVASAKRDNMRLISVVLGAKSEEARANVSQQLLEYGFRTFETHKLYDAGAVLAKVRVWKGEATEVPAGVVDNLFVSIVKGRYDQLKGGMQLDKGIDAPIKRGGVLGKVIITDQELGKVVKETPLLALEDVTEGGWWRRTMDSIQKLFAD
- a CDS encoding septal ring lytic transglycosylase RlpA family protein; this translates as MTINWRFSGVLLASMTISLVACSSNGAKKSNMDTAQVQNKVSTEARSECGNDPAYTIEGKTYQVLDSAAGYAEHGTAAWYGAEYQGTETAGCEVFDMYGYSAAHRTLPLPSFAKVTNQQNGKHIIVRINDRGPFESGDLIQLSFAAANALGIKAKTGAPVEVAAIPPEQLPPELKAASKPKAAAPPVKSVEPVDKSKPYYVIAGTWPDRNASLDMFVRLTSVGLAKTEMATAQQNGREMYQVRVGPLYNQDQIDNVKDILESNGLANFKVVAGK
- the mltB gene encoding lytic murein transglycosylase B gives rise to the protein MHDSVQWNKSLGKLVSVIMMGGVLGGCTAGPQWPWVFNPPVANVPSQQGLPPTVIRQPVGTPSSGGSTATQQPTNTTIPRQPVNYPAGLRGDYASYPALRQFIGKMNSQHGFDIAFLEQTFSSVQRDKEALTKAGAPTEGQVWRAYRPIFLTEERINGGVDFWNRYAALLDAATRQYGVDTEYLVAIIGVETQYGKNTGKHNTLQALTTLGFDFPRRSSFYQKELEQFLLLSREEKVRPQIFNGSYAGAMGLGQFISSSYRSYAIDGNRDGKRDLWNPQDAIPSVANYFAKNGWKRGGGVAVPAYVSGAGYASIAEATPKKPSRTLGELAAKGVRPQGAINSAKVSLIKLDGTTDEYWVGGENFYAITRYNPSSKYAMAVHQLAQEIRKRKFGF